In one Shinella zoogloeoides genomic region, the following are encoded:
- the mce gene encoding methylmalonyl-CoA epimerase, with protein MLGKVNHIAIAVPDLAAATATYRDTLGARVSAPQALPEHGVTVVFVELPNTKVELLEPLGEASPIATFLEKSPAGGMHHICYEVDDILAARDRLVASGARVLGDGNPKTGAHGKPVLFLHPKDFLGTLVELEQV; from the coding sequence ATGCTCGGAAAGGTCAACCACATCGCCATTGCCGTGCCGGACCTTGCCGCCGCCACGGCGACTTATCGCGATACGTTGGGCGCAAGGGTCTCCGCGCCGCAGGCCCTGCCGGAACATGGCGTGACGGTGGTTTTCGTGGAGCTGCCGAACACCAAGGTGGAACTGCTGGAACCGCTCGGTGAGGCTTCGCCGATCGCCACCTTCCTCGAAAAGTCGCCCGCCGGCGGCATGCACCATATCTGCTATGAGGTGGACGACATCCTCGCCGCCCGCGACCGGCTGGTGGCGAGCGGTGCGCGCGTGCTCGGCGACGGCAATCCGAAGACCGGTGCCCATGGCAAGCCGGTGCTGTTCCTCCACCCCAAGGATTTCCTCGGCACTCTGGTCGAACTCGAACAGGTGTGA
- the nuoK gene encoding NADH-quinone oxidoreductase subunit NuoK, which translates to MEIGISHYLTVSAILFTLGVFGIFLNRKNVIVILMSIELILLSVNINMVAFSHFLNDIVGQVFALFILTVAAAEAAIGLAILVVFYRNRGSIAVEDVNMMKG; encoded by the coding sequence ATGGAAATCGGTATTTCCCACTATCTCACCGTCAGCGCCATCCTCTTTACCCTCGGCGTCTTCGGCATCTTCCTGAACCGGAAGAACGTCATCGTCATCCTGATGTCGATCGAGCTCATCCTGCTTTCGGTCAACATCAACATGGTCGCGTTCTCGCACTTCCTGAACGACATCGTCGGCCAGGTCTTCGCGCTGTTCATTCTGACCGTCGCGGCTGCGGAAGCGGCCATCGGTCTTGCAATTCTCGTCGTCTTCTACCGTAACCGCGGTTCGATCGCCGTCGAAGACGTCAATATGATGAAGGGCTGA
- the nuoN gene encoding NADH-quinone oxidoreductase subunit NuoN, producing MTADTILASLQLSTPEIILAVGALVLLMIGVFSGERSGTTVTGLAVALLIIAGLWLVLATGEGQAYGGAFVSDAFAKFMKVLSLIGSITAMVMTVGHARSEQLDRFEFPVLIVLSTLGMLLMISANSMLSLYLALELQSLALYVVAAINRDSLRSTEAGLKYFVLGALSSGMLLYGMSLVYGFTGHIGFQEIAAALTAEGRSLGLVFGLVFILAGLAFKISAVPFHMWTPDVYEGAPTPVTAFFAAAPKVAAMAMLVRIVIDAFEPVVADWQQVVVFISVASMLLGSFAAIGQRNIKRLMAYSSIGHMGYALVGLAAGSMAGVRGVALYMLIYMVMTLGTFAIILAMRRKEGGNVENIDDLAGLSSTNPFMATVMTILMFSLAGIPPMAGFFAKYFVFMAAIEAQLYTLAIIGVLSSVVGAYYYLRIIKVMWFDEATGEFARTSGELKLVFGLSGLFVVGYVLIGGPIGAAAEAAARTFF from the coding sequence ATGACTGCTGATACAATCCTCGCCAGCCTTCAGCTCTCGACGCCGGAGATCATCCTCGCCGTCGGCGCCCTGGTCCTGCTGATGATCGGTGTTTTCTCGGGCGAACGGTCGGGCACGACCGTCACCGGGCTTGCCGTCGCGCTGTTGATCATCGCCGGCCTCTGGCTGGTTCTCGCCACGGGCGAGGGCCAGGCCTATGGCGGTGCCTTCGTCTCCGATGCCTTCGCCAAGTTCATGAAGGTGCTGTCGCTGATCGGCTCCATCACCGCCATGGTGATGACCGTCGGCCATGCCCGTTCCGAGCAGCTCGACCGTTTCGAGTTCCCGGTGCTGATCGTCCTGTCGACGCTCGGCATGCTGCTGATGATCTCGGCCAACAGCATGCTGTCGCTGTACCTTGCGCTGGAACTTCAGTCGCTCGCCCTCTACGTGGTCGCCGCCATCAACCGCGACAGCCTGCGCTCCACCGAAGCGGGCCTCAAGTACTTCGTGCTCGGTGCGCTGTCCTCGGGCATGCTGCTCTACGGCATGTCGCTGGTCTACGGCTTCACCGGCCATATCGGCTTCCAGGAAATCGCCGCGGCCCTGACGGCCGAGGGCCGCTCGCTCGGCCTCGTCTTCGGCCTGGTGTTCATCCTCGCCGGTCTTGCCTTCAAGATCTCGGCCGTGCCGTTCCACATGTGGACGCCGGATGTCTATGAAGGCGCGCCAACCCCGGTCACCGCCTTCTTTGCTGCCGCCCCGAAGGTCGCCGCCATGGCCATGCTGGTGCGCATCGTCATCGACGCTTTCGAGCCTGTCGTCGCAGACTGGCAGCAGGTCGTGGTCTTCATCTCGGTCGCCTCGATGCTGCTCGGCTCCTTCGCGGCCATCGGCCAGCGCAACATCAAGCGCCTGATGGCCTATTCGTCGATCGGCCACATGGGCTACGCGCTCGTCGGCCTCGCCGCCGGCTCCATGGCGGGCGTGCGCGGCGTCGCGCTCTATATGCTCATCTACATGGTCATGACGCTCGGCACCTTCGCCATCATCCTCGCCATGCGCCGCAAGGAAGGCGGCAATGTCGAGAATATCGACGATCTCGCCGGCCTTTCCTCGACCAACCCGTTCATGGCGACCGTCATGACGATCCTGATGTTCTCGCTAGCCGGCATTCCGCCGATGGCAGGCTTCTTCGCCAAGTACTTCGTGTTCATGGCGGCCATCGAGGCGCAGCTCTATACGCTCGCCATCATCGGCGTGCTCTCCTCGGTCGTCGGCGCCTACTACTACCTGCGCATCATCAAGGTGATGTGGTTCGACGAGGCGACCGGCGAATTCGCCCGCACCTCGGGCGAACTGAAGCTGGTCTTCGGTCTTTCCGGTCTCTTCGTCGTCGGCTACGTGCTGATCGGCGGCCCGATCGGTGCGGCCGCGGAAGCCGCGGCGCGGACCTTCTTTTGA
- a CDS encoding ribonuclease J, whose product MAKEDELVFLPLGGVGEIGMNLALYGYGPKANRQWIMVDCGVTFPGPDLPGVDLVLPDIRFLAKEREKLKGIIITHAHEDHYGALNELWPGLNVPVYASPFTAGMLEAKRDYERSRTEIPVTIFKQGDRINVGPFEIEAIGVNHSIPEPMSLAIKTPLGTVIHTGDWKIDLDPSLGPLTDETRFRKLGDEGVLALICDSTNAVRDGVSPSEREVSESLTKIIEAAEGRVGITTFSSNVGRIRSIAQAAEAAGREVLLLGSSMKRVTNVARDIGLMEGLKPFIEEDEFGYIPRDKVVVILTGSQGEPRAALAKIARDEMRNVAFTDGDTIIFSSRAIPGNEKAINDIKNGLVEQGINIITDAEALVHVSGHPRRHELQQMYGWTRPKMVVPVHGEAVHLTAHAELAEQSGIAEVPRVRNGDVLKLAPGAPEVVDQVPHGRIFKDGSLIGDYEEMGIGDRRKLAFVGHVAVSILLDSRYDFQGDPEVEPFGLPQFDDEGEDMGDTLYDAVLGAVESIPRARRKDLEMVREAVRRAVRSTANEIWGKKPVVTVFLTKV is encoded by the coding sequence ATGGCAAAAGAAGACGAACTGGTGTTCCTGCCGCTCGGCGGCGTCGGCGAAATCGGCATGAATTTGGCACTCTACGGCTACGGGCCGAAGGCGAACCGCCAGTGGATCATGGTCGATTGCGGCGTCACCTTCCCCGGGCCGGACCTGCCGGGCGTCGATCTGGTGCTGCCCGACATCCGCTTTCTCGCCAAGGAGCGGGAAAAGCTCAAGGGCATCATCATCACCCACGCGCACGAAGACCACTATGGCGCGCTGAACGAGCTCTGGCCCGGCCTCAATGTCCCCGTCTATGCCTCGCCCTTCACGGCCGGCATGCTCGAGGCCAAGCGTGACTACGAGCGCAGCCGTACCGAAATCCCGGTGACGATCTTCAAGCAGGGCGACCGCATCAATGTCGGTCCCTTCGAGATCGAGGCGATCGGCGTCAACCACTCCATTCCCGAGCCCATGTCGCTGGCGATCAAAACGCCGCTCGGCACCGTTATCCACACCGGCGACTGGAAGATAGACCTCGACCCGTCGCTCGGGCCGCTGACGGACGAGACGCGCTTCCGCAAGCTCGGCGACGAGGGCGTGCTGGCGCTGATCTGCGACAGCACCAATGCGGTGCGCGACGGCGTCTCGCCGTCCGAGCGCGAGGTGTCGGAAAGCCTCACCAAGATCATCGAGGCCGCCGAGGGCAGGGTGGGCATCACCACCTTCTCCTCGAACGTCGGCCGCATCCGCTCCATTGCGCAGGCCGCGGAAGCTGCCGGCCGCGAGGTGCTGCTGCTCGGCAGCTCCATGAAGCGCGTGACGAATGTGGCGCGCGATATCGGCCTCATGGAAGGCTTGAAGCCGTTCATCGAGGAAGACGAGTTCGGCTACATCCCGCGCGACAAGGTCGTCGTCATCCTGACGGGCAGCCAGGGCGAGCCGCGCGCCGCGCTCGCCAAGATCGCCCGCGACGAGATGCGCAACGTCGCCTTCACCGATGGCGACACGATCATCTTCTCCTCGCGCGCCATTCCGGGCAACGAGAAGGCGATCAACGACATCAAGAACGGCCTGGTCGAGCAGGGCATCAACATCATCACCGACGCCGAGGCGCTGGTGCACGTCTCCGGCCACCCGCGCCGCCACGAGCTGCAGCAGATGTACGGTTGGACGCGCCCGAAGATGGTCGTGCCCGTGCATGGCGAGGCGGTGCACCTGACGGCCCATGCCGAGCTTGCCGAACAGTCCGGCATTGCCGAGGTGCCGCGCGTGCGCAACGGCGATGTGCTGAAGCTCGCCCCCGGCGCGCCCGAGGTCGTTGACCAGGTGCCGCACGGCCGCATCTTCAAGGACGGCAGTCTCATCGGCGATTACGAGGAGATGGGCATCGGCGACCGTCGCAAGCTCGCCTTCGTCGGCCATGTCGCCGTCAGCATCCTGCTCGACAGCCGCTACGATTTCCAGGGCGACCCGGAGGTCGAGCCCTTCGGCCTGCCGCAGTTCGACGACGAGGGCGAGGACATGGGCGACACGCTCTACGACGCCGTGCTGGGCGCCGTCGAAAGCATCCCGCGCGCCCGCCGCAAGGACCTGGAGATGGTGCGCGAGGCCGTGCGCCGCGCCGTGCGCTCCACGGCGAACGAGATCTGGGGCAAGAAGCCTGTCGTCACGGTGTTCCTGACGAAAGTCTGA
- a CDS encoding NADH-quinone oxidoreductase subunit J: MGLQALFFYLFAFVAVASAFMVIASRNPVYSVLFLILTFFNSAGLFLLTGAEFLAMILLVVYVGAVAVLFLFVVMMLDIDFAELRAGALEYAPVGALIGVILAIELVVVVGGSTLSPEIAANASMPIPPVAERQNTAALGDVLYTHYVYFFQIAGLVLLVAMIGAIVLTLRHKPHIKRQNISQQVARTPETAVEVVKVKPGQGI, encoded by the coding sequence ATGGGTCTGCAGGCTCTATTCTTCTATCTGTTCGCCTTCGTGGCGGTGGCGTCCGCCTTCATGGTGATCGCGTCCAGGAACCCGGTCTATTCCGTGCTGTTCCTGATCCTCACCTTCTTCAATTCGGCGGGCCTGTTCCTTCTGACGGGCGCCGAGTTCCTGGCGATGATCCTGCTGGTCGTCTATGTCGGCGCCGTCGCGGTTCTCTTCCTCTTCGTCGTCATGATGCTCGACATCGATTTCGCCGAGTTGCGTGCGGGTGCTCTCGAATACGCACCGGTCGGCGCGCTGATCGGCGTCATCCTGGCGATCGAGCTTGTCGTCGTGGTCGGCGGCTCGACGCTCTCGCCGGAGATCGCCGCCAATGCCTCGATGCCGATCCCCCCGGTCGCCGAGCGCCAGAACACGGCCGCCCTCGGCGACGTGCTCTACACGCATTACGTCTACTTCTTCCAGATCGCCGGCCTCGTGCTGCTCGTCGCCATGATCGGCGCCATCGTGCTGACGCTGCGCCACAAGCCACACATCAAGCGCCAGAACATCTCGCAGCAGGTCGCCCGCACGCCGGAAACCGCCGTCGAGGTCGTCAAGGTGAAGCCGGGACAGGGCATCTGA
- a CDS encoding NADH-quinone oxidoreductase subunit M: MTDWPILSAVTFLPLVGVALLLLTREDSPYGRRNILNVSLLTTVFTFVLSLFIWFGFDYSNPGFQMVEKHEWLGTGISYHLGIDGISMLFVILSTFLMPFCVLASWNTIEKRLKEYMIAFLLLEVFMVGVFVSLDIVLFYVFFEAGLIPMFIIIGVWGGKDRVYASYKFFLYTLLGSVLMLLAIMAMYWQAGTTDITELLAYNFPAHMQTWLWLAFFASFAVKMPMWPVHTWLPDAHVQAPTAGSVILAGVLLKLGGYGFIRFSLAMFPLASDYFAPFVFALSVIAIIYTSLVAMMQDDIKKLIAYSSVAHMGYVTMGIFAANAQGLQGAIFQMLSHGIVSGALFLCVGVVYDRLHTREISAYGGLVNNMPKYAVAFMIFTMANVGLPGTSGFVGEIMTLVGAFRANTWVALFATTGVILSASYALWLYRRVIFGALEKESLKALLDLSGREKLLLYPLVILTIFYGVYPAPVFDVTAASVDALLNQYSAALQAAQSVALSAN; encoded by the coding sequence ATGACCGATTGGCCCATTCTTTCAGCGGTCACCTTCCTCCCGCTCGTCGGCGTGGCGCTCCTGCTGCTGACCCGCGAGGACAGCCCCTACGGTCGCCGCAACATCCTGAACGTCTCGCTGCTGACGACGGTCTTCACCTTCGTGCTGTCGCTCTTCATCTGGTTCGGCTTCGACTATTCGAACCCGGGCTTCCAGATGGTCGAGAAGCATGAATGGCTCGGCACCGGCATCTCCTACCACCTCGGCATCGACGGCATTTCCATGCTGTTCGTCATCCTGTCGACCTTCCTGATGCCGTTCTGCGTGCTCGCGAGCTGGAACACCATCGAGAAGCGCCTGAAGGAATACATGATCGCCTTCCTGCTCCTGGAAGTGTTCATGGTCGGCGTCTTCGTGTCGCTCGACATCGTCCTCTTCTACGTCTTCTTCGAAGCGGGCCTCATTCCGATGTTCATCATCATCGGCGTGTGGGGCGGCAAGGATCGCGTCTACGCCTCCTACAAGTTCTTCCTCTACACGCTGCTCGGCTCGGTACTGATGCTGCTCGCCATCATGGCGATGTACTGGCAGGCCGGCACGACCGACATCACGGAACTGCTCGCCTACAACTTCCCGGCCCATATGCAGACCTGGCTGTGGCTCGCCTTCTTCGCCTCCTTCGCGGTGAAGATGCCGATGTGGCCGGTGCACACCTGGCTTCCGGACGCGCACGTCCAGGCGCCGACGGCCGGCTCGGTCATCTTGGCCGGCGTTCTCCTGAAGCTCGGCGGCTACGGCTTCATCCGCTTCTCGCTTGCCATGTTCCCGCTGGCCTCCGACTATTTCGCGCCCTTCGTCTTCGCGCTGTCGGTTATCGCCATCATCTACACCTCGCTGGTGGCGATGATGCAGGACGACATCAAGAAGCTGATCGCCTATTCGTCGGTCGCGCACATGGGCTATGTCACCATGGGCATCTTCGCGGCAAACGCGCAGGGTCTCCAGGGCGCCATCTTCCAGATGCTCTCGCACGGTATCGTCTCCGGCGCGCTCTTCCTCTGCGTCGGCGTGGTCTACGACCGGCTGCACACCCGCGAGATCTCGGCCTATGGCGGCCTCGTCAACAACATGCCGAAATACGCCGTCGCCTTCATGATCTTCACCATGGCCAATGTCGGCCTGCCCGGCACTTCGGGCTTCGTCGGTGAAATCATGACGCTGGTCGGTGCCTTCCGCGCCAACACCTGGGTCGCGCTCTTCGCCACCACGGGCGTCATCCTTTCGGCCTCCTATGCGCTCTGGCTCTACCGCCGGGTGATCTTCGGTGCGCTCGAGAAGGAAAGCCTGAAGGCGCTGCTCGACCTTTCCGGCCGCGAGAAGCTGCTGCTCTATCCGCTCGTGATCCTCACGATCTTCTACGGTGTCTATCCGGCGCCGGTCTTCGACGTGACGGCGGCTTCGGTCGACGCGCTTCTCAACCAATACTCCGCGGCTCTGCAGGCGGCGCAATCCGTTGCGCTTTCGGCGAACTGA
- a CDS encoding DUF1467 family protein, which produces MQLFSYFAVYFIVWWMTLFAVLPFGLKTQAEAEEVVPGTVESAPARFRGGRVVLMTTAISAIIYVAWYILSVRLGYGIDSIPQFMPDFR; this is translated from the coding sequence ATGCAGTTGTTTTCCTACTTCGCCGTCTATTTCATCGTCTGGTGGATGACGCTTTTCGCCGTCTTGCCCTTCGGGCTGAAGACGCAGGCGGAAGCCGAAGAGGTCGTTCCCGGCACGGTCGAGAGCGCGCCGGCGCGCTTTCGCGGCGGGCGCGTGGTGCTGATGACGACGGCCATTTCCGCCATCATCTACGTCGCCTGGTACATTTTGTCGGTGCGCCTTGGCTACGGCATCGACTCGATCCCGCAATTCATGCCGGACTTCAGGTAA
- a CDS encoding biotin--[acetyl-CoA-carboxylase] ligase, translated as MSRSENPGRLSLDDFRHEALDAVGSTNTECLERARKGALSGLWITAVRQTGGRGRRGRAWFSEPGNLYASLLMIDPAPMDRLGSLPLAVAVAVQDAVSRIMPLDAPEVVVKWPNDILVDRRKVCGILIEGETLPDGRHALVIGCGINVAVAPDAGLYPVATLRDFGASASPDELFAYLFQSMAETLSLWSRGRGIAAVMERWKQVAGGIGENITVNLPDRSISGRFAGIDDTGLLKLETDDGGTRLIAAGDVFLDRTF; from the coding sequence TTGAGCAGGTCCGAAAACCCGGGCCGGTTGTCGCTTGACGATTTCCGGCACGAGGCGCTCGATGCGGTCGGCTCGACCAATACGGAATGCCTGGAGCGCGCCCGAAAGGGCGCGCTTTCCGGTCTCTGGATCACGGCTGTTCGCCAGACGGGCGGGCGTGGGCGGCGCGGCCGTGCCTGGTTCTCCGAGCCGGGCAACCTCTACGCCTCGCTGCTGATGATCGATCCCGCGCCGATGGACCGGCTCGGCTCCCTGCCGCTTGCCGTCGCCGTCGCCGTGCAGGATGCGGTCAGCCGCATCATGCCGCTTGACGCGCCGGAGGTCGTGGTCAAGTGGCCGAACGACATCCTGGTGGACCGCCGCAAGGTCTGCGGCATCCTGATCGAGGGCGAGACGCTGCCGGATGGCCGCCACGCGCTGGTGATCGGCTGCGGCATCAATGTCGCCGTCGCGCCCGATGCCGGCCTCTATCCCGTTGCGACGCTGCGCGATTTCGGGGCGTCGGCTTCCCCTGACGAGCTTTTCGCCTATCTCTTCCAGTCCATGGCCGAAACGCTGTCCTTGTGGAGCCGCGGGCGCGGCATTGCCGCCGTCATGGAGCGCTGGAAACAGGTGGCGGGCGGCATCGGGGAAAACATTACGGTCAATCTGCCCGACCGTTCGATTTCCGGGCGCTTTGCCGGAATTGATGATACAGGTCTCCTGAAACTGGAGACGGATGACGGCGGCACGCGACTGATCGCGGCCGGCGACGTTTTTTTGGATAGGACTTTTTGA
- the nuoL gene encoding NADH-quinone oxidoreductase subunit L: MDTIIKAIVFLPLIGFLIAGIGGNAIGAKASEYVTSGFMIIAAALSWIVFFDVAMGETEVIKVSVLRWIQSGSFDVEWAFRVDTLTAVMLVVVNSVSTLVHIYSIGYMHHDPHRPRFFAYLSLFTFAMLMLVTSDNLLQMFFGWEGVGLASYLLIGFWYKKPSACAAAMKAFIVNRVGDFGFALGIFSVFVLFGSINFETIFATAATYLPAEGAADAAEPVINLFGMSLDKSHALTATCLLLFMGAMGKSAQFLLHTWLPDAMEGPTPVSALIHAATMVTAGVFLVARMSPLFELSHTALMVVTLIGAITAFFAATVGLVQNDIKRVIAYSTCSQLGYMFVALGIGAYGAAIFHLFTHAFFKALLFLGAGSVIHAVDGEQDMRYMGGLRKHIPITFWMMTIGTLALTGVGIPGTVIGFAGFFSKDAIIESAFASHSPVAGFAFVLLVIAALFTSFYSWRLAFMTFFGKPRASADVMHHVHESPAVMLIPLYLLAAGAVVAGVIFVEYFYGHHYDEFWQGALFTLPDNHLVHEFHNVPKWVKWSPFAAMAIGFVTAWYMYIRSPETPKALAEQHRGLYQFLLNKWYFDELYDFIFVRPAKAFGRFLWKKGDGAVIDGFGPNGVAARVVDVTNRVVRLQTGYLYHYAFAMLLGIAALVTWMMLGSSL; this comes from the coding sequence ATGGATACCATCATCAAGGCAATCGTCTTTCTTCCGCTGATCGGCTTCCTGATCGCCGGCATCGGTGGCAACGCCATCGGCGCCAAGGCGTCGGAATACGTCACGTCCGGCTTCATGATCATCGCCGCCGCGCTCTCCTGGATCGTCTTCTTCGACGTCGCCATGGGCGAGACGGAAGTGATCAAGGTCAGCGTGCTGCGCTGGATCCAGTCCGGCAGCTTCGATGTCGAATGGGCGTTCCGCGTCGATACGCTGACGGCCGTCATGCTCGTCGTCGTGAACTCTGTCTCGACGCTCGTGCATATCTATTCGATCGGCTACATGCACCACGACCCGCATCGGCCGCGCTTCTTCGCCTATCTCTCGCTCTTCACCTTCGCCATGCTGATGCTGGTGACGTCCGACAACCTGCTCCAGATGTTCTTCGGCTGGGAAGGCGTGGGTCTCGCGTCCTACCTGCTGATCGGCTTCTGGTACAAGAAGCCGTCGGCCTGCGCTGCCGCCATGAAGGCCTTCATCGTCAACCGCGTCGGCGACTTCGGCTTCGCGCTCGGCATCTTCTCGGTCTTCGTGCTGTTCGGCTCGATCAATTTCGAGACGATCTTCGCGACGGCTGCGACCTACCTGCCGGCGGAAGGCGCGGCGGATGCCGCCGAGCCCGTCATCAACCTCTTCGGCATGAGCCTCGACAAGTCGCATGCGCTGACCGCCACCTGCCTCCTGCTCTTCATGGGCGCGATGGGCAAGTCGGCGCAGTTCTTGCTGCACACCTGGCTGCCGGACGCCATGGAAGGCCCGACCCCGGTTTCGGCCCTCATCCATGCCGCGACCATGGTCACCGCCGGCGTCTTCCTCGTCGCCCGCATGTCGCCGCTCTTCGAACTGTCGCATACCGCCCTGATGGTCGTGACGCTCATCGGCGCCATCACCGCCTTCTTCGCGGCCACCGTCGGCCTCGTGCAGAACGACATCAAGCGCGTCATCGCCTATTCGACCTGCTCGCAGCTCGGCTACATGTTCGTGGCGCTCGGCATCGGCGCCTATGGCGCGGCGATCTTCCACCTGTTCACGCACGCCTTCTTCAAGGCGCTGCTGTTCCTCGGCGCCGGTTCCGTTATCCACGCCGTCGATGGCGAACAGGACATGCGCTACATGGGCGGTCTCAGGAAGCATATCCCGATCACCTTCTGGATGATGACGATCGGCACGCTGGCGCTGACCGGCGTCGGCATCCCGGGCACCGTCATCGGTTTTGCCGGCTTCTTCTCGAAGGACGCGATCATCGAGAGCGCGTTCGCCTCGCACAGCCCGGTCGCCGGCTTCGCCTTCGTGCTGCTGGTCATCGCCGCGCTCTTTACGAGCTTCTACTCCTGGCGCCTGGCCTTCATGACCTTCTTCGGCAAGCCGCGCGCCTCCGCCGACGTCATGCACCATGTGCACGAATCGCCGGCCGTGATGCTGATCCCGCTCTATCTGCTGGCCGCCGGCGCGGTCGTTGCGGGCGTGATCTTCGTGGAATACTTCTACGGCCACCACTACGACGAATTCTGGCAGGGCGCGCTCTTCACGCTTCCCGACAACCACCTCGTGCACGAATTCCACAATGTGCCGAAGTGGGTGAAGTGGAGCCCGTTCGCCGCCATGGCCATCGGTTTCGTCACTGCCTGGTACATGTACATCCGTTCGCCGGAAACGCCGAAGGCCCTCGCGGAGCAGCACCGAGGTCTCTACCAGTTCCTGCTCAACAAGTGGTACTTCGACGAGCTGTACGACTTCATCTTCGTCCGCCCGGCCAAGGCGTTCGGCCGCTTCCTCTGGAAGAAGGGTGACGGCGCCGTCATCGACGGCTTCGGCCCGAACGGTGTCGCCGCCCGCGTCGTGGATGTCACCAACCGCGTCGTGCGCCTCCAGACCGGTTACCTCTATCACTACGCATTCGCGATGCTGCTGGGTATTGCAGCACTCGTCACCTGGATGATGCTCGGGAGTTCCCTCTGA
- the nuoI gene encoding NADH-quinone oxidoreductase subunit NuoI, whose product MASLSQAVNSLFLKEFVGAFFLSMRYFFRPKATVNYPFEKGPVSPRFRGEHALRRYPNGEERCIACKLCEAICPAQAITIEAGPRRNDGTRRTVRYDIDMVKCIYCGFCQEACPVDAIVEGPNFEFATETREELYYDKQKLLENGDRWEREIARNIAMDSPYR is encoded by the coding sequence ATGGCTAGTCTTTCGCAAGCCGTAAATTCGCTGTTCCTCAAGGAATTCGTCGGCGCATTCTTCCTGTCGATGCGCTACTTCTTCCGCCCGAAGGCGACGGTGAACTATCCCTTCGAAAAGGGCCCGGTCTCTCCGCGCTTCCGCGGCGAGCATGCGCTGCGCCGCTACCCGAACGGCGAGGAACGCTGCATCGCCTGCAAGCTGTGCGAAGCCATCTGTCCGGCTCAGGCCATCACCATCGAGGCCGGCCCGCGCCGCAACGACGGCACGCGCCGCACGGTGCGCTACGACATCGACATGGTGAAGTGCATCTATTGCGGCTTCTGCCAGGAAGCCTGCCCGGTCGACGCCATCGTCGAGGGACCGAACTTCGAGTTCGCGACCGAGACGCGCGAAGAGCTCTACTACGACAAGCAGAAGCTCCTTGAGAACGGCGATCGCTGGGAGCGGGAAATCGCCCGCAACATCGCTATGGATTCGCCTTACCGCTGA